In one Sphingomonas sanguinis genomic region, the following are encoded:
- the fabZ gene encoding 3-hydroxyacyl-ACP dehydratase FabZ, which translates to MAAIPHRYPMLLVDRVEELVLDTSIRAVKAVTMNEAFFQGHYPGRPIMPGVLIVEALAQAAGVLGVESLGLANSGKLVYFMSIDGVKFRKPVEPGVLLHLEVEFVSKRTRVCKFAGVAKIDGVAVAEANFTAMIADPPAEA; encoded by the coding sequence ATGGCGGCGATCCCGCATCGTTACCCGATGCTGCTGGTCGATCGTGTCGAGGAACTGGTCCTCGACACGTCGATCCGGGCGGTAAAGGCGGTGACGATGAACGAGGCCTTTTTCCAGGGCCATTATCCCGGCCGTCCGATCATGCCCGGCGTGTTGATCGTTGAGGCGCTGGCGCAGGCCGCCGGTGTCTTGGGGGTGGAGAGCCTGGGCCTCGCCAATTCGGGCAAGCTGGTCTATTTCATGTCGATCGACGGCGTGAAGTTCCGCAAGCCGGTCGAACCGGGCGTCCTCCTGCATCTGGAGGTCGAGTTCGTGTCGAAGCGCACCCGCGTCTGCAAGTTCGCCGGTGTCGCCAAGATCGACGGCGTTGCCGTGGCCGAGGCCAATTTCACCGCGATGATCGCCGATCCGCCCGCCGAAGCGTAA
- the bamA gene encoding outer membrane protein assembly factor BamA gives MKTVRAGAMLLAGTMLSGVPVMAQTAPAAPGAKATPGAAPAPLVAPAPVRTIKTLRVEGAQRIEPETVLSYTKLRVGIPYTPETLDQALKDLQASELFADFSISGVETGDIVLRVRENPIINRVILEGNKRLKEDKIKKEIKLSPRQIFTRTAVRQDVARIIELYRRQGRFGAVVEPKMVNLDQNRVDVVFEISEGPKSKVRQINIIGNEKFSDDELRGAMYTKQSRWFRFLSSATSYDQDRLAADQQKLRLFYLTNGYADFRVTSAVAELTPDKKDFIITYVVEEGPRYKFGDVKVDSQIRDFDNEKLAQSLPMKKGDWYNAKLIEDSIDSLSQTAGLFGYAFTDVNPDFQRDKDTLTMSITFNIAEAKRTYVERIDINGNTQTQDKVVRREIRVAEGDAFNSFQVRRSQDRINSLGYFQEKLEIKQNPGSSPDRIVLETNVEEQSTGSLQLSAGYSSLERFIIQANITQRNFRGKGQELRAGVNYSAYSKSIELGFTEPYVFDKNIALGVDVFRRDFNSFNYLGTTRQTTYSQVSTGFQVRAGVPLTEYWSLSGRYGLTYDQVGLASSFFNADGSCNFQQAGRYLCDSIGNRWTSSVGYSLIYDSLNSRLRPTAGHRFSFSQDFAGLGGDVKYIRTRAEGAKFKGLGKGFVFSILGEGGYIHSLESSRGPGIDPVRIVDRFYLGEPQFRGFDIRGVGPRVLRVPYVIGADGSQSLGKDRQQFVDDALGGRAYYLARAELEIPLGSGAREMGLRPSVYVQAGSLWGVTRPLPSLNFPQAKDANGNPLFNKDGSPTLAPVAQTDSQGRPLYQVPSTATDGTAGFTTTCQTGYSSTLGGACSGTTTNLALQNTNYAQEQFYLGTWKPRVSVGVGVNWNSPFGPLRIDLAKALVTQPGDDPKLITFNVGTQF, from the coding sequence ATGAAGACTGTGCGCGCGGGCGCCATGCTGCTGGCGGGCACGATGCTGTCGGGTGTTCCCGTCATGGCGCAGACCGCGCCGGCCGCTCCGGGGGCGAAGGCGACGCCGGGCGCTGCCCCGGCACCGCTGGTGGCTCCGGCGCCGGTGCGCACGATCAAGACGCTGCGGGTCGAGGGCGCCCAGCGTATCGAGCCCGAGACGGTGTTGTCCTACACCAAGCTGCGGGTCGGCATTCCGTACACCCCGGAAACGCTCGATCAGGCGCTGAAGGACCTTCAGGCGTCCGAGCTGTTCGCCGACTTCTCGATCTCCGGCGTCGAGACGGGCGACATCGTGCTGCGCGTGCGCGAGAACCCGATCATCAACCGGGTCATTCTGGAAGGCAACAAGCGCCTGAAGGAAGACAAGATCAAGAAGGAGATCAAGCTGTCTCCTCGTCAGATCTTCACCCGCACCGCCGTCCGTCAGGACGTGGCGCGCATCATCGAGTTGTATCGTCGCCAGGGCCGGTTCGGCGCGGTGGTCGAGCCGAAGATGGTCAATCTCGACCAGAACCGCGTCGACGTGGTGTTCGAGATCAGCGAGGGGCCGAAGTCCAAGGTCCGCCAGATCAACATCATCGGCAACGAGAAATTCTCCGACGACGAGCTGCGCGGTGCGATGTACACCAAGCAGTCGCGCTGGTTCCGCTTCCTGTCCTCGGCCACCAGCTATGACCAGGATCGTCTGGCGGCCGACCAGCAGAAGCTGCGCCTGTTCTACCTGACCAACGGCTATGCCGATTTCCGCGTGACGAGCGCGGTCGCCGAGCTGACGCCGGACAAGAAGGACTTCATCATCACGTACGTGGTGGAGGAAGGTCCGCGCTACAAGTTCGGCGACGTGAAGGTCGACAGCCAGATCCGCGACTTCGACAACGAGAAGCTCGCCCAGTCGCTGCCGATGAAGAAGGGCGACTGGTACAACGCCAAGCTGATCGAGGACTCGATCGACAGCCTCAGCCAGACGGCGGGCCTCTTCGGCTATGCCTTTACCGACGTGAACCCCGACTTCCAGCGTGACAAGGACACGCTGACCATGTCGATCACGTTCAACATCGCCGAGGCCAAGCGCACCTATGTCGAGCGGATCGACATCAATGGCAACACGCAGACGCAGGACAAGGTCGTCCGCCGTGAAATCCGCGTGGCCGAGGGCGACGCCTTCAACAGCTTCCAGGTCCGGCGCAGCCAAGACCGCATCAACTCGCTCGGCTATTTCCAGGAAAAGCTGGAGATCAAGCAGAACCCCGGTTCGTCGCCGGACCGCATCGTGCTCGAAACCAATGTCGAGGAACAGTCGACCGGCTCGCTGCAGCTGTCGGCCGGTTACTCGTCGCTGGAACGCTTCATCATCCAGGCGAACATCACCCAGCGCAACTTCCGCGGCAAGGGCCAGGAACTGCGCGCCGGTGTGAACTATTCGGCCTATTCCAAGTCGATCGAGCTGGGCTTCACCGAGCCTTATGTGTTCGACAAGAACATCGCGCTGGGCGTCGACGTGTTCCGTCGCGACTTCAACTCGTTCAACTATCTGGGCACCACCCGCCAGACGACCTATAGCCAGGTCTCGACCGGCTTCCAGGTGCGCGCCGGTGTGCCGCTGACCGAATATTGGTCGCTGTCGGGTCGCTACGGCCTGACCTATGACCAGGTCGGCCTCGCCTCGTCCTTCTTCAATGCCGATGGCTCGTGCAACTTCCAGCAGGCGGGCCGCTATCTGTGCGATTCGATCGGCAATCGCTGGACCTCGTCGGTCGGCTATTCGCTGATCTATGACAGCCTGAACAGCCGCCTGCGTCCGACCGCCGGGCATCGCTTCTCGTTCAGCCAAGACTTTGCCGGTTTGGGCGGCGACGTGAAGTATATCCGCACCCGCGCGGAAGGCGCCAAGTTCAAGGGGCTGGGCAAGGGCTTCGTCTTCTCGATCCTGGGCGAGGGCGGTTACATCCACTCGCTCGAGAGCAGCCGTGGTCCGGGCATCGATCCGGTCCGCATCGTCGACCGCTTCTATCTGGGCGAGCCGCAGTTCCGTGGCTTCGACATTCGCGGCGTCGGCCCGCGGGTGCTGCGCGTACCGTATGTGATCGGTGCGGACGGCAGCCAGTCGCTGGGCAAGGACCGGCAGCAGTTCGTCGACGACGCGCTGGGCGGCCGTGCTTACTATCTGGCGCGCGCGGAGCTGGAAATCCCGTTGGGTTCGGGCGCGCGTGAAATGGGCCTGCGCCCCAGCGTCTATGTCCAGGCGGGCAGCCTGTGGGGCGTCACCCGGCCGCTGCCCTCGCTCAATTTCCCGCAGGCGAAGGACGCCAACGGCAACCCGCTGTTCAACAAGGATGGCTCGCCGACGCTGGCGCCGGTCGCCCAGACCGATTCCCAGGGGCGTCCGCTCTATCAGGTGCCCAGCACCGCGACGGACGGCACCGCGGGCTTCACCACCACCTGTCAGACCGGCTATTCCTCGACGCTCGGCGGGGCGTGTTCGGGCACGACGACCAATCTCGCGCTCCAGAACACCAACTATGCCCAGGAGCAGTTCTACCTCGGCACCTGGAAGCCGCGCGTGTCGGTCGGTGTCGGCGTGAACTGGAATTCACCATTTGGTCCGCTGCGCATCGACCTTGCCAAGGCATTGGTCACGCAGCCGGGCGACGACCCCAAGCTCATCACTTTCAACGTAGGGACGCAGTTCTGA
- a CDS encoding OmpH family outer membrane protein, giving the protein MKTISKLLLAAALVAPAATVATTASAQVNGVAVADPQGAIAGSRAWTAARQQIETTYKTQLDQAEARRAAIGRELEPLVQAFQTARSAPNANEAALRTQAQSIQAKQQAGEQELARLTQPAARAQTYAVEQIQARLGEAVQNAVRAKNVSLLVSPQAVLFMQPTADITSAVTAELDKLVPTVSITPPANWQPGQQGQQQGAAPAAAAPAAAAPAPARRQNSGR; this is encoded by the coding sequence ATGAAGACCATTTCCAAGCTCCTCCTCGCGGCGGCCCTCGTCGCGCCGGCCGCGACCGTCGCCACCACTGCCTCCGCGCAGGTGAACGGTGTCGCCGTCGCCGACCCGCAGGGTGCGATCGCCGGTTCGCGTGCCTGGACCGCCGCCCGTCAGCAGATCGAGACAACCTACAAGACGCAGCTGGACCAGGCCGAAGCCCGTCGCGCCGCGATCGGCCGCGAGCTGGAGCCGCTGGTCCAGGCGTTCCAGACTGCCCGTTCGGCCCCCAACGCCAACGAAGCCGCGCTGCGCACCCAGGCCCAGTCGATCCAGGCCAAGCAGCAGGCCGGTGAGCAGGAACTGGCTCGCCTGACCCAGCCCGCCGCCCGCGCGCAGACCTATGCGGTCGAGCAGATCCAGGCGCGTCTGGGCGAAGCGGTGCAGAACGCCGTGCGCGCCAAGAATGTCAGCCTGCTGGTCAGCCCGCAGGCCGTGCTGTTCATGCAGCCGACCGCCGACATCACGTCGGCGGTGACCGCCGAGCTGGACAAGCTGGTCCCGACCGTCAGCATCACGCCGCCCGCCAACTGGCAACCCGGCCAGCAGGGTCAGCAGCAGGGCGCAGCCCCCGCCGCCGCCGCTCCGGCGGCCGCCGCCCCGGCGCCTGCGCGTCGTCAGAACAGCGGCCGGTAA
- a CDS encoding DHA2 family efflux MFS transporter permease subunit, whose protein sequence is MAGASAQGGAGASPAPLKGPALALVAFALALGTFMQVLDSTIANVSLPTIAGNLGVSSDNSTWVVTAFAVANGVAVPLTGWLMGKFGVVRTFCVSVFLFTIASFLCGIAWNLSSLIGFRILQGAVSGPMIPGSQALLISIFPPQKRSTALGIWSMTTLVAPIMGPILGGYISDNYHWSWIFLINVPVGLFCAGVCWRGLSARETPTRNLPIDKVGLIMLVVWVGALQMMLDLGKNDDWFHSTRIVVMTVIAIVGFIAWLIWELTDANPAVDLSLFKGRNFNIGTLAFCLGYAVFFANTLLLPLWLQTQLGYTATWAGLVAAPSGAVAVVLTPIVARLSGKVDARVMATIAFAAFGVSYWMRSGLNTSASFSDFVLPLMVQGIAMSTFFLAMLTIALDGVPQARIPSATGISNFARITAGSFAASLTTTMWDRREAMHQAHLSEAIGQGPVWQMAKNGLGHLGLTDVQAAAAVTRQMVGQAYLLASTDIFYVSAWLCIVLAGLTWFTRRPKPHDGPIAAD, encoded by the coding sequence ATGGCCGGGGCCTCCGCTCAAGGTGGCGCGGGGGCATCCCCGGCGCCGCTGAAAGGCCCGGCGCTGGCGCTCGTCGCCTTTGCGCTGGCGCTGGGCACCTTCATGCAGGTGCTCGACTCGACCATCGCCAACGTCTCGCTGCCCACCATTGCGGGCAATCTGGGCGTCAGTTCGGACAACTCGACCTGGGTCGTCACCGCTTTCGCCGTCGCGAACGGCGTGGCGGTGCCGCTGACCGGCTGGCTGATGGGCAAGTTCGGCGTGGTGCGGACCTTCTGCGTCTCGGTGTTCCTGTTCACCATCGCCTCCTTCCTGTGCGGGATCGCGTGGAACCTGTCCTCACTGATCGGCTTCCGCATCCTTCAGGGCGCGGTGTCGGGGCCGATGATCCCGGGCAGTCAGGCGCTGCTGATCTCGATCTTCCCGCCGCAGAAGCGGTCCACCGCGCTGGGCATCTGGTCGATGACGACGCTCGTCGCGCCGATCATGGGGCCGATCCTGGGCGGGTACATCTCCGACAATTATCACTGGAGCTGGATCTTCCTGATCAACGTGCCGGTCGGCCTGTTCTGTGCGGGCGTGTGCTGGCGCGGGCTGTCCGCCCGAGAGACCCCGACCCGCAACCTGCCGATCGACAAGGTCGGGCTGATCATGCTGGTCGTCTGGGTCGGTGCACTTCAGATGATGCTGGACCTGGGCAAGAATGACGACTGGTTCCACTCGACCCGGATCGTCGTGATGACGGTGATCGCCATTGTCGGCTTCATCGCCTGGCTGATCTGGGAGTTGACCGACGCCAATCCGGCGGTCGACCTGTCGCTGTTCAAGGGCCGCAATTTCAACATCGGGACGCTCGCCTTTTGCCTCGGTTATGCGGTGTTCTTCGCCAACACGCTGCTGCTCCCGCTCTGGCTTCAGACGCAGCTGGGCTATACCGCGACCTGGGCGGGCCTCGTCGCCGCGCCCAGCGGGGCGGTGGCGGTGGTTCTGACCCCCATCGTCGCGCGCCTGTCGGGCAAGGTCGATGCGCGGGTGATGGCGACCATTGCCTTTGCGGCGTTCGGGGTATCCTATTGGATGCGCTCCGGTCTCAACACCTCGGCGAGTTTCAGCGATTTCGTGCTACCGCTGATGGTTCAGGGCATTGCGATGAGCACCTTCTTCCTCGCCATGCTGACCATCGCGCTGGACGGCGTGCCGCAGGCGCGCATCCCCTCGGCGACCGGCATCTCGAACTTCGCGCGCATCACGGCGGGCAGCTTCGCCGCCTCGCTGACCACGACCATGTGGGACCGGCGCGAGGCGATGCACCAAGCGCATCTGTCCGAGGCGATCGGGCAAGGCCCGGTGTGGCAGATGGCGAAGAACGGCCTGGGCCATCTGGGCCTGACCGACGTACAGGCCGCCGCCGCCGTCACCCGGCAGATGGTGGGGCAGGCCTATCTGCTCGCGTCGACCGACATCTTTTACGTGTCGGCATGGCTGTGCATCGTGCTGGCGGGGCTGACCTGGTTCACCCGGCGACCCAAGCCGCATGACGGCCCGATCGCGGCGGATTGA
- the rpmE gene encoding 50S ribosomal protein L31, translating to MKTDTHPDYHMIKVQMTDGTVFETRSTWGKEGDTMQLDIDPLAHPAWTGGRGTMLDTGGQVARFNKRFGGGLTLRK from the coding sequence ATGAAGACCGATACGCATCCCGACTATCACATGATCAAGGTGCAGATGACCGACGGCACCGTGTTCGAAACCCGCTCCACCTGGGGCAAGGAAGGCGACACGATGCAGCTGGACATCGATCCGCTGGCGCACCCCGCCTGGACCGGCGGTCGCGGCACCATGCTGGACACCGGCGGTCAGGTCGCGCGCTTCAACAAGCGTTTTGGCGGCGGTCTCACGCTCCGCAAGTAA
- a CDS encoding ThuA domain-containing protein, which translates to MLKTLVMMVLVAVAQAPSDPHLPPKVVDSVAPTLPAGLKRGVLIVSKTNGWRHFEHIPHSNAVLADIAKGLHRPSFTTENAAVFNDDQLSRFSVVVLNSASGDFLTSEQQAAFARFVARGGGVVALHAAGDNSHKAPWYVDTIIGTTFTGHPNGADHIQPARIEIVQPRHPIMAGVRTPWTPRDEWYSFDGNPATRGMTILAQVDEASYRPGETLRMGAAHPVMWVNPRTKGRVFYSALGHEPQLYDDPDYRRILTNAIRWAAAQ; encoded by the coding sequence ATGCTGAAAACGCTGGTGATGATGGTGCTGGTCGCGGTGGCGCAGGCGCCCTCCGATCCGCATCTGCCGCCCAAGGTGGTCGACAGCGTCGCCCCCACCCTGCCCGCCGGGTTGAAGCGCGGCGTGCTGATCGTCTCCAAGACCAATGGCTGGCGGCATTTCGAGCATATCCCGCATTCCAATGCCGTCTTGGCCGACATCGCCAAGGGCCTACACCGCCCCAGCTTCACCACCGAAAATGCCGCCGTCTTCAACGACGACCAGCTATCCCGTTTCTCGGTGGTGGTCCTGAACAGCGCCAGCGGCGACTTCCTGACGTCCGAGCAGCAGGCCGCTTTCGCCCGCTTCGTCGCGCGCGGCGGGGGCGTGGTGGCGCTCCATGCGGCGGGCGACAACAGCCACAAGGCCCCTTGGTATGTCGATACGATCATCGGCACGACCTTTACCGGCCATCCGAACGGTGCCGACCATATCCAGCCCGCGCGCATCGAGATCGTGCAGCCCCGGCACCCGATCATGGCGGGTGTGCGGACGCCGTGGACGCCCCGCGACGAATGGTACAGCTTCGACGGCAACCCCGCGACGCGCGGCATGACGATCCTGGCGCAGGTGGACGAGGCGAGCTACCGCCCCGGCGAGACGCTGCGCATGGGGGCGGCGCATCCCGTGATGTGGGTCAATCCGCGCACCAAAGGCCGCGTCTTCTACTCCGCGCTGGGGCATGAGCCGCAGCTGTACGACGATCCCGATTACCGCCGCATCCTGACCAACGCGATACGCTGGGCGGCAGCGCAGTAA
- a CDS encoding efflux RND transporter periplasmic adaptor subunit has product MSDTEAATPSSAAPTTQAPTGGKPKARRLGLTILAIVVVIAAIVWAVFHFLLAKPEEETDDAYVAGDVVAITARDPGQVLAIHADNTQTVKAGQPLIDLDPATADVGLASAAAELARAVRATRADFTKVNQSGAAIVQAQAELARTRADYARRQGAAAEGAVSGEELSHAADAVKVATANLALARAQAAQTRTAVQGTDVDTNPAVMAAIAAYRRAAIMRGHMHVIAPISGVVAQRTVQVGQQVAAGTPLMAVVPLDRLWVDANFRETQLKDLRIGQPATITADIYGGKTVYHGKVIGLGAGSGNAFALLPPQNASGNWIKIVQRVPVRIGLDANELRQNPLRVGLSATVTVDTADQRGPRIGSAATQVDSTSGTDGKDPAIEARIAQIIAANR; this is encoded by the coding sequence ATGAGCGACACCGAAGCCGCCACCCCCTCCTCCGCTGCTCCGACGACCCAAGCGCCGACCGGCGGCAAGCCCAAGGCGCGCCGCCTGGGCCTGACCATCCTGGCCATCGTCGTGGTGATCGCCGCGATCGTCTGGGCCGTGTTCCACTTCCTGCTCGCCAAGCCCGAGGAAGAGACCGACGACGCCTATGTCGCAGGTGACGTGGTGGCGATCACCGCGCGTGATCCGGGGCAGGTGCTCGCGATCCATGCCGACAACACCCAGACGGTGAAGGCGGGCCAGCCGTTGATCGACCTCGATCCGGCGACCGCCGATGTCGGCCTCGCCTCCGCCGCCGCCGAACTGGCGCGCGCGGTCCGTGCGACCCGTGCCGACTTCACCAAGGTGAACCAGAGCGGCGCCGCCATCGTCCAGGCCCAGGCCGAACTGGCCCGCACCCGCGCCGACTATGCCCGTCGCCAGGGCGCCGCCGCCGAGGGTGCGGTGTCGGGCGAGGAACTGTCCCACGCCGCCGACGCGGTGAAGGTCGCCACCGCGAACCTCGCGCTCGCCCGTGCCCAGGCGGCGCAGACGCGGACCGCCGTTCAGGGCACCGATGTCGACACCAACCCCGCCGTGATGGCCGCCATCGCCGCCTATCGCCGCGCCGCCATCATGCGCGGCCATATGCACGTCATCGCGCCGATCAGCGGCGTCGTCGCCCAGCGCACCGTGCAGGTGGGGCAGCAGGTCGCGGCAGGCACGCCGCTGATGGCCGTGGTGCCGCTCGACCGGCTGTGGGTCGACGCCAATTTCCGCGAGACCCAGCTCAAGGACCTGCGCATCGGCCAGCCCGCGACGATCACCGCCGACATCTATGGCGGCAAGACCGTCTATCACGGCAAGGTCATCGGCCTGGGCGCGGGCAGCGGCAACGCCTTCGCGCTGCTGCCCCCGCAGAACGCCAGCGGCAACTGGATCAAGATCGTCCAGCGCGTACCGGTACGCATCGGGCTGGACGCCAATGAGTTGCGCCAGAACCCCTTGCGGGTCGGCCTGTCGGCAACCGTCACGGTCGATACCGCCGATCAGCGCGGGCCCCGCATCGGTTCGGCCGCGACCCAGGTCGACAGCACCAGCGGCACCGATGGCAAGGACCCGGCGATCGAGGCCCGCATCGCTCAGATCATCGCGGCCAATCGCTGA
- a CDS encoding PilZ domain-containing protein: protein MFAAEFQPVEGSNRRRSPRAAVTLETDLGRGGLDRALCRVTDISIHGARLQTYTELRRGTKIWLRLPHVGEIEAKIVWATDFAAGCHFQNPLTREAFDILAPMTS, encoded by the coding sequence ATGTTCGCCGCTGAATTCCAACCTGTCGAAGGCAGCAATCGACGCCGCTCCCCGCGCGCGGCGGTGACGCTGGAGACCGATCTGGGGCGTGGCGGACTGGACCGGGCGCTTTGCCGGGTGACTGATATCTCCATCCACGGCGCGCGGCTTCAGACCTATACCGAATTGCGGCGCGGCACGAAGATCTGGCTGCGTCTGCCCCATGTCGGCGAGATCGAGGCCAAGATCGTCTGGGCGACCGACTTCGCGGCGGGCTGCCATTTCCAGAATCCGCTGACGCGCGAGGCGTTCGACATATTGGCGCCGATGACCTCCTGA
- a CDS encoding L-serine ammonia-lyase, protein MTLSAIPVGTPRSEDSIAAVSVTELFTIGIGPSSSHTVGPMRAAKAFAVEMLDTGLIPDRVQAELFGSLSLTGRGHHSDRAVLLGLAGETPERVDPDVIEGLLAAIAETRRLMLDGRHSLPFDPEHDLLFRPGFLPAHPNGMVFTAFLPDGSSVVRRFYSIGGGAIRMEGAEPMRTNRRLAHPFASGAELLERTDETGLSIAQIVRANEAAWREDGETDAFLDRVRDAMCASIERGCAASGILPGGLKVQRRAQAIKQKLLDRAPRSDPSLVFEWVSLWALAVNEENAAGGRVVTAPTNGAAGVIPAVLRYYETFVHGATRDGVRTLLLTAAAVGMLYKKRASISAAEMGCQGEVGVACSMAAAGLAAALGGSPAQVENAAEIGMEHNLGLTCDPIGGLVQIPCIERNTMGAIKAINAAYLALHGDGKHIVSLDQVIETMRQTGEDMKSQYKETSLGGLAVNVVEC, encoded by the coding sequence TTGACGCTCTCCGCCATTCCCGTGGGTACGCCGCGCAGCGAGGACAGTATCGCCGCGGTCAGCGTGACCGAGCTGTTCACGATCGGCATCGGTCCCTCCAGCTCGCACACGGTCGGTCCGATGCGCGCGGCCAAGGCCTTCGCGGTCGAGATGCTCGACACCGGCCTGATCCCCGACCGCGTGCAGGCCGAGCTGTTCGGATCGCTCTCGCTGACTGGGCGCGGCCACCATAGCGACCGGGCGGTGCTGCTGGGCCTGGCGGGCGAGACGCCCGAGCGGGTCGATCCCGATGTGATCGAAGGGCTGCTGGCGGCCATCGCCGAGACGCGGCGGTTGATGCTTGATGGGCGTCATTCGCTACCCTTCGATCCTGAGCACGATCTGCTGTTCAGACCCGGCTTCTTGCCCGCGCATCCCAACGGCATGGTCTTCACCGCCTTCCTGCCCGATGGCAGCTCAGTCGTCCGCCGCTTCTATTCGATCGGCGGCGGCGCGATCCGCATGGAGGGGGCCGAGCCGATGCGGACCAACCGGCGGCTGGCACATCCCTTCGCCTCGGGCGCCGAATTACTCGAGCGTACCGACGAAACCGGCCTGTCCATCGCGCAGATCGTCCGCGCGAACGAAGCGGCATGGCGCGAGGATGGCGAGACCGACGCGTTCCTTGACCGGGTGCGCGATGCGATGTGTGCCTCGATCGAGCGGGGCTGTGCAGCGTCGGGCATCCTGCCGGGCGGGTTGAAGGTTCAGCGGCGCGCACAGGCGATCAAGCAGAAGCTGCTCGACCGGGCGCCACGCAGCGACCCCAGCCTGGTGTTCGAATGGGTCAGCCTCTGGGCGCTGGCGGTCAATGAAGAGAATGCGGCGGGCGGCCGGGTCGTCACCGCGCCGACCAATGGCGCGGCGGGCGTCATTCCGGCGGTGCTGCGTTATTACGAGACCTTCGTCCATGGCGCGACGCGCGACGGGGTGCGCACGTTGTTGCTGACGGCGGCGGCGGTGGGGATGCTCTACAAGAAGCGGGCGTCTATCTCAGCGGCCGAGATGGGATGCCAGGGCGAGGTCGGCGTCGCCTGTTCGATGGCGGCGGCGGGGCTGGCGGCGGCGCTGGGCGGCTCACCCGCGCAGGTCGAGAATGCCGCCGAGATCGGCATGGAGCATAATCTGGGCCTGACCTGCGATCCGATCGGCGGCCTGGTCCAGATTCCGTGCATCGAGCGTAACACCATGGGTGCGATCAAGGCGATCAACGCCGCCTATCTGGCGCTGCACGGCGACGGCAAGCACATCGTCAGCCTGGATCAGGTGATCGAGACGATGCGCCAGACGGGCGAGGACATGAAGTCGCAATATAAGGAAACCAGTCTCGGCGGCCTCGCGGTCAACGTCGTGGAATGCTGA